In the genome of Acidimicrobiia bacterium, one region contains:
- the zwf gene encoding glucose-6-phosphate dehydrogenase yields the protein MTGKQAKSDALVWFGCTGDLGLKMTFPALFRMERRGMLDIPIVGVASSQWTHDDLVQRARESVEQFGGGLHDDRDEAAFDRLAARLAYVDGDYGDDATFVQVAKLLDASKAIRPAHYLAIPPGLFQTVITALGRAGLADDGRVIVEKPFGRDLDSAQELSRVVHTVFPEERVFRIDHYLGKESVLGIMYARFANSMLEPFWNRDMIDSVQITMAEDFGVAGRGKFYEGVGALRDVVQNHVLQIVTLLAMEPPVDIEAGSVRAEADKVLRAIDPLTSGDLVRGQFDGYRSEAGVAADSDVETFAALRFEIDNWRWGGVPWFVRAGKNLPVRATEARIRLRKPPAKIFPGDHVPSGGSDYVRVRVTPDGQLALGLRTKEPGPEFVGEMGELL from the coding sequence ATGACAGGAAAACAAGCAAAATCCGACGCGCTGGTTTGGTTCGGATGCACCGGCGACCTTGGCCTAAAGATGACCTTCCCTGCGCTATTTCGAATGGAACGTCGGGGGATGCTCGATATACCCATTGTCGGAGTGGCTTCGTCGCAGTGGACGCACGACGACCTCGTGCAACGTGCGAGAGAGTCTGTTGAGCAATTCGGTGGTGGATTGCATGACGATCGGGACGAGGCGGCCTTCGATCGATTGGCCGCCCGGCTGGCCTACGTCGACGGGGATTACGGTGATGACGCCACGTTTGTGCAAGTCGCCAAGCTGCTGGACGCCTCGAAGGCGATCCGGCCGGCTCATTATCTTGCCATCCCGCCTGGCTTGTTCCAGACAGTGATTACCGCTTTGGGCCGAGCCGGGTTGGCCGACGATGGGCGGGTGATCGTGGAGAAGCCGTTCGGGAGGGACCTTGATTCGGCTCAAGAGTTGAGTCGGGTAGTCCACACGGTGTTTCCTGAAGAGCGGGTCTTTCGGATCGATCACTATCTCGGCAAGGAATCGGTTCTTGGCATTATGTATGCCCGTTTTGCCAACTCGATGTTGGAGCCCTTTTGGAATCGCGACATGATCGATAGTGTGCAGATCACGATGGCAGAGGACTTTGGCGTTGCCGGTCGCGGGAAGTTCTATGAAGGCGTCGGAGCGCTGCGTGATGTGGTTCAGAACCATGTGCTCCAAATTGTGACCCTGTTGGCGATGGAACCTCCGGTCGATATCGAGGCTGGATCGGTTCGTGCCGAGGCAGACAAGGTTCTCCGGGCTATCGATCCGCTGACATCGGGTGACCTGGTGCGTGGCCAGTTTGATGGCTACCGATCAGAAGCAGGAGTGGCCGCCGACTCAGACGTCGAAACGTTTGCGGCTCTTCGTTTCGAGATCGACAACTGGCGCTGGGGCGGCGTACCCTGGTTCGTCCGGGCAGGCAAGAATCTTCCGGTGCGTGCCACCGAAGCCCGCATCCGGTTGCGAAAGCCGCCGGCCAAGATCTTCCCTGGCGATCATGTCCCAAGCGGTGGATCCGACTACGTGCGTGTCCGGGTCACCCCCGACGGCCAGCTTGCTTTGGGCCTCCGCACCAAGGAACCGGGACCCGAGTTCGTAGGGGAGATGGGCGAGTTGCTG
- a CDS encoding TetR/AcrR family transcriptional regulator, whose translation MNTKQRRAKPLTPDARRCAILEAVIPLLVERGASVTTADMAQAADIAEGTIFRVFPDKASLIFEAVKITMDPDSVRSAIESIDPDQSLQGQLTAAGTILLGRFERVSALAEVLRSMPDPSNGRRAAAHGFVTQANTAISVAVAELFERHTDQLLVTPARAAAAFRGLIFASANPWMDPGERLTIDEVVSVLSSGILTPESSMS comes from the coding sequence ATGAATACGAAACAACGACGCGCCAAGCCTCTGACGCCCGACGCCAGACGATGCGCCATCCTTGAGGCGGTTATCCCGCTGCTCGTCGAACGGGGCGCTTCGGTGACGACCGCCGACATGGCCCAAGCGGCCGACATCGCCGAGGGGACCATCTTCCGGGTATTCCCCGACAAGGCTTCTCTGATCTTCGAGGCGGTAAAGATCACAATGGATCCAGATTCGGTCCGTTCTGCCATCGAGAGCATCGACCCTGACCAGTCGCTCCAGGGACAACTCACCGCAGCCGGCACAATCCTCCTCGGACGATTTGAGCGCGTGAGCGCTCTCGCCGAAGTGTTACGGTCGATGCCCGACCCGTCGAATGGTCGACGCGCGGCTGCCCATGGATTCGTCACTCAAGCCAACACGGCAATCTCGGTTGCCGTCGCCGAATTGTTCGAGCGCCACACCGATCAACTACTCGTCACTCCCGCCAGAGCGGCCGCCGCTTTCCGCGGTCTCATTTTCGCCAGCGCCAACCCATGGATGGACCCCGGCGAAAGGCTCACGATCGACGAGGTTGTCTCCGTCCTTTCAAGCGGAATCCTCACTCCCGAAAGTTCGATGTCCTGA